Proteins from one Syngnathus scovelli strain Florida chromosome 9, RoL_Ssco_1.2, whole genome shotgun sequence genomic window:
- the LOC125975255 gene encoding carcinoembryonic antigen-related cell adhesion molecule 16-like produces the protein MDSRLQWSTSVVLFLVAGTCTAQNLLPPGPLSSAVSGSITFTTTLRPPERPFLSVSWTFNGANVITSTTDEDLPGDGYGERITLDRTTGSLQLRRLTAADSGEYVVAVIPRGESLKQGTVVLNVYVPVSGVTVRGPTSILIEDQHSASVTCEASGSVSARVWTKGGRPVLAGPTVNLSPDNVTVFIQPVRSHDGGVYRCRVSNPISALTAAFNLTVNFGPQNVSIAGPTAAPLGRRVTLLCLVNSFPPANFAWEFNGKATGVNGSSYVVPRMDEQSEGNYTCTARNAVTRRQTSTLLYLRASCVAPCWSLSALVLSATSLMWFMSAY, from the exons ATGGACAGTAGGCTGCAGTGGAGCACCTCCGTTGTCTTGTTTCTTGTTGCAG GCACGTGCACGGCTCAGAACTTGCTCCCGCCGGGCCCGTTGAGCAGCGCCGTTTCCGGCAGCATCACCTTCACCACCACCCTCCGGCCCCCAGAGCGCCCCTTCCTCTCTGTCAGCTGGACATTCAACGGCGCCAACGTTATCACCTCCACCACCGACGAAGACCTACCCGGGGACGGATATGGCGAGCGGATCACCCTGGATCGGACCACCGGCAGCCTGCAGCTCCGGAGGCTGACGGCAGCTGACAGCGGGGAGTACGTGGTCGCTGTCATACCGCGGGGCGAGAGTCTGAAACAGGGCACGGTTGTGCTCAACGTGTACG TGCCGGTCTCCGGGGTGACCGTGCGGGGCCCCACGAGCATCCTGATCGAAGACCAGCACTCGGCCAGCGTCACGTGTGAGGCCTCTGGCTCCGTCAGCGCCCGAGTGTGGACCAAGGGCGGGCGTCCCGTCCTCGCTGGGCCCACCGTCAACTTGTCTCCGGACAATGTGACCGTCTTCATCCAACCCGTCCGCAGCCACGACGGCGGCGTCTACCGCTGTCGGGTCAGCAACCCCATCAGCGCCCTGACAGCCGCCTTCAACCTCACTGTCAATT TCGGACCACAGAACGTGTCCATTGCGGGGCCCACGGCAGCCCCGCTTGGCCGCAGAGTGACGCTACTCTGCTTGGTCAACTCGTTCCCGCCGGCCAACTTCGCCTGGGAGTTCAACGGCAAAGCCACAGGCGTCAACGGCTCCTCGTACGTGGTCCCCCGCATGGACGAGCAAAGCGAGGGCAATTACACGTGCACGGCCAGAAATGCGGTGACCCGGCGCCAAACCTCCACCCTTCTTTACCTGAGAG CGTCCTGCGTCGCTCCTTGCTGGTCCTTATCAGCGCTGGTGCTGAGTGCAACGAGCCTCATGTGGTTCATGTCGGCCTATTAG